In the genome of Apium graveolens cultivar Ventura unplaced genomic scaffold, ASM990537v1 ctg6337, whole genome shotgun sequence, the window CAGATTGGGAATTAACACATCTTAATGCACACACAACACAGCACATTCACAAACATACAAAGATACAAATATTAAATCAGTAAAATATGTAAGAATATATCTGTACAGTATCAATCGGCACTAACAGTATGTTTATGTGCGTGCATATTATATTCGTTGGTGAAGTTAGTGGCATATATCTAATTTAAGCTTACATGGAGAGCAAGATATGAAAGGATGATCGTTATATTAACCACTTATCGACACTAGTTTATTACCATCATATAATGGGCTTACATCATTTGCACATTGATTTACTAAGCATCCAATCACCAAGTTAGCATGCGCGCACCACACGTACGGTCAGGATTCAATTTTCGCAATGTGTAACACAGAAATTTAACTATTACCATACTTTTTTTGCAATATAAATAATAGCAATGAACTCACAAGTTTGCATACAGTGCAGCTTCTTGTTAAAGGTTAAGTACAAAGAGAAGGCCATACAATTAATCTGCAAAAAATGGAAGAGATGAGAAAGGGGCCATGGACTGAACAAGAAGATGTTCATCTTGTTTTGTACGTGAATTTATACGGAGATCGACGTTGGGATTTCATAGCCAAAGTTTCAGGTTTGAAGGTGGCGGGAGACAAGTAATAGAGGTAGGCTTATTTGGGCATGTACATTAATTTTAGAAGAACAACAATTAACTCTATGGCTTAATTTGTTTTAGGTTTGAAAAGAACAGGTAAAAGTTGCAGGTTACGTTGGGTTAATTACCTTCATCCCGGTCTCAAACATGGCAAGATGTCTTCTTATGAAGAACGCCGTGTGCTCGAACTTCATAACAAGTGGGGAAATAGGTTTGTTGGAACACATACAAATTTTTTTAATTATGTTTACAGGGTGCAAACTATTTTAGCCTACGAACTAGTGAATCTGTAGGAATTATTATGATTTGTAGTGTCGCGACTATTGATTTTGTAGGAATTATTACGATTTGTAGTAGTGCGACTAGTGATTTGTATTATTGTGACAaattatttttttgtatttttgttCTGCTTTGTTGATGTTATGTGATAAGAATGATGTGCCTTTGTGCAGATGGTCAAGAATTGCTAGGAAGTTACCTGGGAGAACCGACAATGAGATCAAGAATTACTGGAGAACTTATATGAGGAAAAAGGGTCAAGAGAAGAAGAGGACTAACTTGTCATCTCCATCTACTTCAGCATCACATGATTCTTCATATTCCTCATCCTACACGGTGAATTCGAAGAAAATCAAGGACACTAATGAGAGGGACTTCTTTGATACTGGGGGACTACTCACCAAGGGATCACTTAATCATGCAAAAGAGATCAAGAAGGGTGACTATACTATGGACGAAATATGGAAGGACATTGTTTCTTCTGATGATGATGCAATCACGCCAGTTTGTCCAACCTTAACCTCTCCAATCTGGGATTATTGTCCTGACTCACTCTGGATCACTGATCAAGAAAAAGATACTAACATGATTGTTCCTACAAGTGAACCATTTCATTCCTTGTTTGGACAAGACGGCGTTGGGTTTTTTGCAGGCTAATTGACTGGTTCTTTCATTCGTTACTAGAGACTTTCATCGTCCTAGCCTTTAAAAATAATGTCGAAACTCCATTGTATATAGCCTGGAGTTTGTGTGCTAGCTGGACTCAGCATTGATCATCTAGGCTCTAATAACTCTGCTTTTACTACGTTTCTGCTCCCAGTTTTTACAAGTATCATAGGAATAGTGTTCCGAGAGGAGACTAGTTAGTAGTAACTTTGTTGCTCTAATCTGTGGTATATATGTGTGCTTTACCGTATCAAAATTTCCTTTGGCTATTGTCATTGGATTTCATGTATCTTTATAAGTCAAATATAACAAATCTGCAATGCCAAGACAAATAACAAGGTAATGAATGATAAAACTGAAATAAGCATCCAATCAAGCTAAATtacaaaaaatagaaaaagaaagaaatGGTTTTAATTTGGGAGTTGGTTTCACCAACTTGAACCAATGAATAAGGAATCAGCAACTTTAGCCAATGGAAAACTAAGAACTTTAAGCCTACATTCATAAAGAAATGGTTTTTTCTTTATGAATGTAGGCTTAGTTTCAAATTAGAACGGATCTAAACGGGAAGTCAGAAACCTAAGAACTAAACATCAGCTCCTGAATAGTAAACTAAAGTCATTTTTAACTTGGCCGTGGGGGTTCTGACGAGTTACTCTACAACCTTTAAGCTTCAAAGTTTGTCGACTTGCATCTTAAGCTTCCAACTCAACAACCAGGCTAACCAGCACTTGTCTGTCAAGTTCTTTTGGTGAATCAATATTTCCGGTTCATAGATGTTATTGTGCCTAAATATAGGAAGATTGTACTGATTAAAAGAAAGTAACATATTGGACTACAGTAATAATGGAGCATGCAGGCTTCAAACTGGAAGTGCAGTATTGAATTCCTGTTTGCTAATTGTGCAATTTTGCTATATTGAGCAGGGGACCATAGGTAATTAATAGAACTGAACCAAACTACATAAGCTAACACATGGTAACATTTACTATATCATTTACTTATTCATCTTTTTGGTGCAGCAACTTTATTTACCATCAAATATAAATAGGTCCCTCAGCCCGTTACATTCGACAGTCGATACACACAAGAACAAAAATGTCTCAGCTCTTGAATCTTTATCTCTTCCTTTACAATTTGCTTCAGGCTTTCGGATGGTATATTTTTCCCACTCTTTACGTTTGTACATATTCATGTCTTCTATTTAATTATCTGTTATCTGACTCGTAAGTTGTAATGTATGCATTACAGAGTTGGAGTTAAATTACTGTGTTAATGTTTTTCTGATTCTCTGACAGGGCAATTTCTTTAGTAAAAGTCTTGAGCAGTTTCATCTGCACCAAATCAGGTACCAGCGCTTATGCTTCTGCAGGAGAACTAATTTGTAAGTTGGATTTTTTTTTCACTTGATAAATATGAGTGTCAGGTCAGCATATATAACTATATCTTATTGTTTGTTCATTGGAGAGTATAATTCCTGTATCTTTAATATTATTATAGGTTTGCTCCAAACccttgcactattggaaactATCCACGGAGCTATAGGTAGGTAATTATAAAGGTTTTGTTGATTACTGTACTGATACTAATTATGATATACATCTGCGAGCTCTCATATCCAATGCTTCGAAAATCAGGGATTGTTCCAAATGGTGTGCTGTTTCCGCTGTTGCAATGGATAGGAAGGACTCATTGTGTTGTAGCAGTTGCTCATGGAGTTGAAGAGGTTTTAACAATTATGCAATATATGAATTCAACCATTTAGGATAAATATTTTAGGTTGTAGAATTAATATTAGTTCTGATATCTGCATTTGATTATGGGAAACAGTATCAAATTATGTGTCTGCCATGATTTCGAGCAGCAGAACATTTGATTATCGATCATGGCAATTTATAGGATTGATAGCGATCAAGGCCAACTATTCGTGGGATTAGATTGTTATCAATAGACCAATGCTTACCATCAATTGTTATTTCTGTTTCTGTATGTAGGTCCAGGAGAATACATCCATTTTCATAATATTTGTTGCATGGTCCATCACTGAGGTAGcatctccctccctccctcccacTCTACTGGGGATTGTATGTTTAAATTGATAATCTATTTTTAATTTGATTATAATCAATAAGCAAATCTGGTTGACGTTATTTGCTATGTGGTACCTTTAAGAACTTTAGATGAAGAGTTCTGCTATTTGTTTTGGTTCATATCAAGATTAATGTCAATCTAGACTACTGCAACAAGATTTCATTTCCCTTAAATGCTATGAAGAAATATATGAAAAATCTAAATGCAACACTGAACAAGATAGAATGCGTAAAATGCTATGCATGGTTTGCCACTGTAAAGGCAGTTATTATCAGTAAATCAGACTATCAAAAGTGCATATTCAGCTGGTATATATCTGCTATTCAGTTCAAAAGACGAAAAACTTGTTCTCTGTTAATATCTCTATTGTTCTGTGAAAGTGCAACTGCAATTCCCATTTTCTTTAGAGGAATCACACACCACTAGGGGCATTTTTATCCTGATAATTCTTTTCAGTTACGTATCAACAACATTACCTTGATCTGGTAACTGATTCATATAACAGGTTGTAAGGTACCCAAATTATGCTTTGAATTGCTTCGGTACATCACCACTTATCCTCACCTACCTCAGGTTTGACATTTTTGTTAGAGAATGCACATTTATTGTACCCTTTCTAGTTGCGACTTGCTAGTCTAAGTGAAGTTTTTTCAAGTTAACATAGATTGACTGGAACTTTCTACTTGATACAGGTACACTTTGTTCATTGTGCTATATCCTACTGGATTTGTCAGTGAATGTAAGTgttcaaataaaaaaattatgttttagGTTAAACCATTTTTCTAGTCCTTGACGTATTGTGTTGTTTGACAATTTTCAGTGTGGCTCATGTACAAAGCGCTTCCATTTATAAAGAAGAAGAACCTCTATGCAGGATTTTTTGCTTACCTCCCTTTTAGCTATTCAGGATTCGTTCTGGTATGCACGGTGTCTGTCTTCGAATAGGACCTGGTTGATGATTTAGAATTATTATATAGAGATATACATAAAGATCGATTTCAATCTTTTGCTACTGAATCTTTTTATAATATATGATCCATATGATGGTACTTCTTTTAACATTTTAAGCTTCTAGGAGAGTTAAACTCTGTTACTATGTTAAGTTTCCAACTCTTGTAAGACCATCAGGTGTTAACCTGTTAGGAGAAGTGGTTCATTGGTTGATATATCAGAACTATTTTCATTTCTTTGGATGTCCGTCCTAAAGTTATCTTCTAAACTTCTGAAACAGGTTATGATTTGTGTGTACCCATTTGTTTTCCCCAAAATGTACCTGCATATGTTCAAGCAACGACGAACAAAGTTGGGCAAATACCAGATGAAGAAGGTTACCTGAAAGTTTAAGGAGAGTTAGGCTCTTCTAAAAAGGCAGTTTCATAGTTTTACAAGTCTGTCATCAGTAGTTGGCAATGATATTGCGAGGATATGTTGACGTGTCACCTAGCTCTTGTTAGCTTATTAATAAAACAGGTTCAGTTGTGCCATTGTATCTTACGACACTGCTCAATAATCTTGCTAGTAGCATTACCAATCGGAACCTGGATTGCTGTTATCTGTTATATACCTTTTACTTTGCTTTACTCCCTAAGTAAAATTTAGAGCAACTAAATAGTTTTACTCTACTAAGTAATTATGGCAGTGTAGAAATCAAAGTGAGAGGGACTGATGTGTGAGTTTCTGAGCAATATCACTACAAAGATATTTGCCCTCAGTAATGCTAGTACTACTGTTATATAGTCTCCTTGATCATATAAGTGGGGAAACAAAAGATGTTATAGATAGCTTCTCTATTTTGGCTTTTGTGTTGGCAAGATTTAGTTGTACCCTACTAAATCTATCTTTTTAACTAGACAAATCTCTCAAGCGATTGGTTATTTGGTTGTTATTTGTTTCTACACACTACCAGCAACAGAGCCATATTCTTATTTCAAGTAGCAATAACTCGTACAGTATGCCAAACTGTTGGCACCTATGCCCACAATGCCACAAGTGAGATCAAAACTTCAAAAAAAGAAAAAGCAACCTGAAAAAAGCCTATATACAAGAAAGACTAATCCAACATTAACGATCATATCAATGGTCAAAATTCGACAAATTAAGCTTCTTGAGCCAACCCTCGTTAAATACCAAAAGGCTGAGCAGCCAGAGAGATGACCAATTTTTCTACTGAAAAATAGTAGTCAGTGAGAAAATATTTATTGCTAATTATAAAAGTTAAGATAAATTATTAAGAGTTAATTGCATTTTCCAACACCTACCTTTCATTAAATAACAAAACTATATATTTACTTTCAAAAATACAGTTTGCAACCCCTAGTTTTAGATATCAAATACAATATGCATCCTTTTAACcattttgttaaaaatatttatattgtggagggtaaaattgaaattcagtaaaatatttaaataataattttaattttttttaaattaaacaGACATTTAgttcaaattataaaaataatattaatatcaattattttattactcggtataatttttaaaattttaaaatatagatatatttagaaactttatgattatatatataaacatatattttgcttaataaatatattttaagtatttagcATTATGATTAATTTAAAGTATTACTAATAGAAAATAGCTATAATTTTTTTTCCGTGTAAAAATTGcactaaaataaatattttaattaatttgaaattttagttattaatattaacattttaatttcaattttataaCAGCAAGACATGTTGTAGTTGATATTGAAAGTTAAGGTTGCAAACTGTATTTTACAAAGTATATATACTGTTTTGATTTTAAATAAAAGATATGAGTTATAAAGTGCAACTAACTCAATTATTAATAAAGATGAATGTTTGAAAAAATCTTTATCAATTTATGAAGCTAGGATATCCGGCCGACGCTAGCCCCTTTAGTTCCGTCACTGCCCTGTGTTGCGCATAACTGTACAAGCAGTGGCGGAGGGAGAGAAGGGCTGGTGG includes:
- the LOC141703210 gene encoding transcription factor MYB59-like, coding for MEEMRKGPWTEQEDVHLVLYVNLYGDRRWDFIAKVSGLKRTGKSCRLRWVNYLHPGLKHGKMSSYEERRVLELHNKWGNRWSRIARKLPGRTDNEIKNYWRTYMRKKGQEKKRTNLSSPSTSASHDSSYSSSYTVNSKKIKDTNERDFFDTGGLLTKGSLNHAKEIKKGDYTMDEIWKDIVSSDDDAITPVCPTLTSPIWDYCPDSLWITDQEKDTNMIVPTSEPFHSLFGQDGVGFFAG
- the LOC141703213 gene encoding uncharacterized protein LOC141703213 isoform X1, whose product is MSQLLNLYLFLYNLLQAFGWAISLVKVLSSFICTKSGTSAYASAGELICLLQTLALLETIHGAIGIVPNGVLFPLLQWIGRTHCVVAVAHGVEEVQENTSIFIIFVAWSITEVVRYPNYALNCFGTSPLILTYLRYTLFIVLYPTGFVSELWLMYKALPFIKKKNLYAGFFAYLPFSYSGFVLVMICVYPFVFPKMYLHMFKQRRTKLGKYQMKKVT
- the LOC141703213 gene encoding uncharacterized protein LOC141703213 isoform X2, with the protein product MSQLLNLYLFLYNLLQAFGWAISLVKVLSSFICTKSGLLQTLALLETIHGAIGIVPNGVLFPLLQWIGRTHCVVAVAHGVEEVQENTSIFIIFVAWSITEVVRYPNYALNCFGTSPLILTYLRYTLFIVLYPTGFVSELWLMYKALPFIKKKNLYAGFFAYLPFSYSGFVLVMICVYPFVFPKMYLHMFKQRRTKLGKYQMKKVT